The sequence CTACGGCATTGTCCGCGGCGGGTCCGATGCCGTCGTCGTGACGCCGACCGCGTCCGGGAAGACCCTCTGCTACAACCTTCCGGTCTTGGACACGGTGCTGCGCGACCCTCAGGCCCGCGCGCTCTACCTGTTTCCGACCAAAGCCCTCGGCGCCGACCAGGTCGACGAGCTTCAGACGTTGATCGGGTTGCTCGGCGCGGA comes from bacterium and encodes:
- a CDS encoding DEAD/DEAH box helicase — protein: MTLEQIIEALRTRPRFAPQFTAWHTIPERAAHYEPFPSDLDARLVQALGRTGITQLYSHQAEAYGIVRGGSDAVVVTPTASGKTLCYNLPVLDTVLRDPQARALYLFPTKALGADQVDELQTLIGLLGA